GGTCGGTGAAATGTCTATAGACAAGCACTGTCCAGGAGAACCCTTGGCAAAAGTCAAAATCTGCTTGACAAAATCTGCTCCGCGCTTAGCGCTATCCACAATCACCTGCAACAGTTCCTGAGAGCGTTCCTGAACAGCATCAGGCTTCTGGATCAATAGTTGAGCGATCGCTAAAATGGGCGAAAAAATATTATTCAGATCATGGGCCATACCGCTTGCGAGCGTACCTAAACTTTCCATCCGTTGAATACGGTAGAATTGGGACTCTAATTGTTTTTTCTCGGTAATATCAGTATTGACCACCAAAATAGACTTCGGGGCTCCAGAGTCATCGGTCACTAGCGTCCAACGGCTAGCAACCATGATGGATTTGCCGGTTCGGGTCACTTGGGACAATTCGGCTTGCCACGCTCCTCGTTCTAAGGTTTCTTGGTAACCTGCTGCCAATTGAGCAGAGGACTCTTTGGAAAATAGCTCATCAGCTTGCTTCTTCATCACATCGGCAGCCCGCCAGCCATATAAGCGCTCTGCCCCTTTGTTCCAAAAAAGAATTTTTTGATTTAAATCTTGTAAAAAAATTGCATCAGTCGAGATATCAATGAGTGTAGCTTGTTCTCGAATCTTTTGTTCTGCCTGCTTTCGTTGATTAATTTCTTGTTGCAATCTTACATTCGCTTGAGATAGCTCACAAGTCCGCTCTTTAACTCGTTCTTCTAACTCATCATGAGCGAGTTTTAACTGTCGTTCCATCTGTTTGCGAAAGGTGATATCGTGGAACGACCACAGCAGTGCATCCTGATGTCCAGATTGCCCCTTAAGATGGGTAACTGAAACTGCCACCGATTTCGTTTTACCCTTACGTATATTGAGTAATAATTCCCAGTTTTCCCAGTGCTCGAGATTAGCAAGTTGGGTCTGGAAGCGATCGCGATCGGATTCGTGGATCAAGACCCTCAAAGGTTTGCTAATTAAATATTCCTGAGGAACTGAGAATAAGCTGGCAGCAGCCCGATTAGCTTGATGAATCTTACCTTGTCGATCGGTTACCAGATAGCCATCTGGAGCCAGTTCAAATAACGTTTGGTATCGTTGACGCTCTACCTCGACAGTCTGC
Above is a window of Alkalinema sp. FACHB-956 DNA encoding:
- a CDS encoding PAS domain S-box protein; this encodes MDLSLQIEAVYQRALQLRDCATELPVQPDLMAATLKELYFVLEELQASQEELCHQNQELLATRQTVEVERQRYQTLFELAPDGYLVTDRQGKIHQANRAAASLFSVPQEYLISKPLRVLIHESDRDRFQTQLANLEHWENWELLLNIRKGKTKSVAVSVTHLKGQSGHQDALLWSFHDITFRKQMERQLKLAHDELEERVKERTCELSQANVRLQQEINQRKQAEQKIREQATLIDISTDAIFLQDLNQKILFWNKGAERLYGWRAADVMKKQADELFSKESSAQLAAGYQETLERGAWQAELSQVTRTGKSIMVASRWTLVTDDSGAPKSILVVNTDITEKKQLESQFYRIQRMESLGTLASGMAHDLNNIFSPILAIAQLLIQKPDAVQERSQELLQVIVDSAKRGADFVKQILTFAKGSPGQCLSIDISPTLAEIIKIIQQTFPKSIEIHYHQPSTALPLISGDPSQIHQVLMNLCINARDAMPNGGILTLTSEHCTLSKNNIPIHPNAHQGDYVAITITDTGNGISPDLMEHIFEPFFTTKQLSQGTGLGLSIVASLVQRHGGFVEVSSELNHGSQFKVYFPATAEILHQTTDSETLPLGKGELVLIIDDEAAVQYATKIILESHNYRTLTATDSVAAIDLYQQRQKEITATIIDMMMPKIDGFQTLQNLRKINPNAILIAVSGLTTNEQKAISCGASVFLAKPYTVEHLLVTLRDLILGAN